From the genome of Botrytis cinerea B05.10 chromosome 7, complete sequence:
GATAAGAGAGTCTTTTGCTCTCTTGCCTCCCATCCAAGTTTCCTTAATCGATTAGCTCGGTTCAAGGAGTTAGATCCAATCACTGCGGATGAATAGGGCCCAAATAAGTCGTTGTAAGAATCCAAAGGTATAATTTTGGTCTCGGGACTCTTGATTTTTCCCTCCTCGTACAAGATTTTGCCGATCTCCGAAGCACATTCTCCCCAGGATAGGTCTTCTCCATTATTGCAAAAGTAGTAAGGGTTCTCAATATCCAAGTCACTGGTCTCTAGGGTGTGTAATAATGACATATATCCTCTTGCCAAATCGCGAACATGTATTTGTGACCACTTTGATAAACCTTTCCCAATATGCCCGGCATAGCCATGCTTTATCGCAAATCGAGCCAGAGTGGGTAACTGAATCGATAATCGCTTTTCCCGAGAGTTTATTCCGTAAATGAGAGGAGGAATCATGATTGCTAGTCTCGCTTTTGGGCCGAGAATCTTATTGGCATTGACAATGGCAAGATCAATCTTCCGATGTGGTGCCTCGTCAGATACTGCATCGATTTGTTCCGGTCTATCATCCTCGTAGAAAACTTCGGTGGGGAACGAGCCTTTTGAATCATCTCCAAGCAAACTCGCTCCACTTGTGTGGATATAAATCGCGGCTCGGCCGCTTTGCACATGTTGAGTGATGCCTTCGATGACGGCTTCTACTGAGACAAGATCGTCTGCAGTTGCAGTATGAATAGTGATATCACTCAAGGAAGCTTGCCTTGCGATGATATCTGAATCGCTGAGAGACCCTATGACCGTCCTGACACCAAGTTTTGCGAGTTCCTCGGCAGCAGCTTGCCTGCGAACGAGTACCGTAATCTCATAGCAGCCTTCCTGGAGTAAAAGATCTAGTATTTCCCCACCAATATATCCAGGACCAATAAGGAAGACTTGATTTTGGAGCGACATGATAATGTATTGAAGTTTAGGATACAGCCGTCGTGCTatcttgaaaaagaaataataaagtaGGTTATCTGAGACTCTCTTTAAATCCACAAAGATACTGGGAACGATTGATACTTCAACATGCTAAAATACTAGTAAAATGACGAATCAAAGTTTGTATAAAATTAGTTTTACGCCATCATTCTTGTCTTATTAGATAAAAAAATTCGCTCAGTACGAGTGTTTCTTCGGAGTTACAATGGTGAAGAAACCTCGGGGAGGTAATTATTAGTGCCGCAACTTGCTTACCGATCAAGACGCTTTAACCGATATCAAACTCGTGGCGTTGTGAGCTAGACATAGGGGAATCGAGTAAGCAAATAGTCCCACCCTGGTGACCCGCATTCATTCACCATTTCTAAGCGCAGCAAAATctcattattaaatttttgttttgagtGTCTTTTCAAGGATATTGAGAGGTGTCCGACTAATCCAGCTCAAAAATATTTTAGTCCCGACCAATGCCGATCGGATCATATTTCCGCAATTTTTTCTCCACTCGGAGCTAAAGTCAACCAAATTTTTATTAGTACTCATGCCTCACGACCTGATGATCTTGCTCATTCGGTCAGGGTACGTGTGATTTTTGTACTCTGTACGAGTaatcttgaagatattctTATGAAGAGTTTTCTTGCTGCAATTTTTAGATGCCTTGAAAGATATCTAAGTTTTGCGAAGTCATTTACCTAATTTACTGCCCCCAGTTATTTTGACTCGAATATTCTCTAAGTTCACAAGACTGAGTCtgaaaaaataatatctcCCATCACAGATTTGTTGTCCTGATgcttatttcaataatacaTTCCTCATTTCATGTCCCCATCCCAAAGCTTCTCCATGCATAACCCCATGTAGATATACCTCTCCAACTAGTTCATGGGATTCGTCTTCACCTCGTCGAAGAATAAAAGGAATTGAAGCACCCGCTAAAACCCAAATTTCATCAGACGGTCGTAAAGATTGTGCTCCGATGCCGAGGTAACCTTTGCGAGTTCGGAATAAAGTACGGGCATCATTCGCAGCTTCtatttctttctcaagaCTTGAAAAGTCCGCTTTGCCGTATTTTCGCGGTTGCCTCTCAGTGATACTGAGTCGTTGCATAGAATTTGTTGCCTGAGATCCATTGCGTACTCCGTTGCGGACCCATTCCTGATAGTGTGCTACGAGTTCCTCACATTTTTGCGGAGCTGGATGTTCCTTTCGATACGTATCTGCTAGAATAGTACGCCATACAGCTTCACGTGAAGATTGAAATCTGTTGATTCGGAGGTTAGAAAATTCattgagaaaataaaaaaaaacatcgaGAAACTTACTTGCCACCTATCGAAAGTGGGTATATAGGGTCTAGACGAGCTGCAACCTCATATATCCCATCTAAGAATTCCATCGGGTGTAAGGACCTATTCTGTTGCTTGACCTTTTCACAGACTGTATCAAGCAGCATACCTTGCAATATCAAGGAGTGGGTCTCAGTTTCTGAGAAATTTTGATTCCACTTCATATCACCGCAGGCACTCCAGATACAGTCGCCGCGCATTGACAGAGGTAACGGTCTTCGCGCGATGCTATAGTCTGGAACCCACGTCGGTAGATTTGGAATAGACGCTATTGAATCCTGAACATCAGATAATATTCCTAGGCCATAGCATCGGAGCAAGACTCTAGCCACATTAGTATAAATATCTTGTGCCGCCATTTCATAATTagttgaaagaaaatttggGAACTTTGTGAATGGCAGACCGTCCTTTCTCGATAACCCAAGTAGCGCATAAATAATATCTCGTTTATCGGAAACCTCACAATATCGATGTGCGCGAAgaagatatcgaaataaAGGAAGTTGTTTGTTAGTTTCACTCCCTGCTCGAGTGGATTGAAGCTGTATAACTGCCATCTTAAAGCCAACCTCTGAATTCATCAGTATTTGATGCTTTTTAAGTCTTCTACTCTTAAGATCATTGCCGGGAAACTTGATCAAATGACTAGTGTGAAGTTTCGTGTACCATCCAGTATGGGTTAAAAACGATAATGTCCTCGAAACTGTTTCCCAAGGAATCATTTCCTTCCCGCAAGCAAGAATTACATCATTTCCGATCGTAACTTCTTGTACAGCCCAGATACCCGAAAACCACGGTCTGTTAAAGAAAGCTATAAGGCTGAGCCATGACCGAAGTTGCAAAGGTACAATGTTGAGCCTTTGGAAGTATTGATCCTGGCACTCCCAATCCAAGCTCACTAAATTTGACCATTCATCATGTGGCACCGAAGATAGTGTTTTCAGGGCTTTCAATGCATCAGAAGTGAAAGAATCCCTCTTCCCAAGTCCGATAATGACGCTACGAGCctttttgagaatttccGGCATCATTGAAACTTGGGCAGTTCGGTCCATAGCATCTTCTGGGTTAATGCACATCGAATCGATCCAAACATATCGTGTCTTCATCTTTCCATACGTTTTTGAAACAACTTCGCTTCCAGCTTTGATAGCATTCTTTGTATCTCCGCAGATTCTCAATATCTTGTTATCACAgagtatgatatgatttcgTGGAACAAGATCTCGCCGCGAATGGGATACAACATCAAATTTCGGAGCTTCGGTGAGTTCTACTACATGAAAAGAGTATTTGGTACGACACCACagctttgattttatttcaaGAAGTCGAATGGACGTGGGTGATGGAAGGATTGTGTAAATAAATGGCTTGTCGGTTGcatatttttgttttggaaatcCTATGAAGTCCATGTCTTTCAAGGTCTTCTAGCGGGGGACGTAGGGTTAAATCAATCTCTTAGAGAGACTGATCTAGGATGCAAATACTTAAAAGCAAGAGAAGATGAATCAAGTTTATTCTGTGTATGAATGTCGGAACTTCTAACAAGGAAAGAGCAAGTCGAGATTTATCAATTCCGTCTGCACTGAAGGAAGGAGCATTTTCAGCCGGTTCAACCATATTCCGGtcactttttctttccaattttgaatgatacaaaccaaacaatcttttggtaatgcttttgattttctctACGTTTTGAGAGGAAAAGATACTAAAAGCAAGAAAACTATCTGCAAAAACCAGTCATTGTAAATCAAGAACATGAGACTAGTCATAATTCTTGATCTGGAAAATCTGTGAATAGGTGAAAACTACACTTGTAAGGAATTCATGTCTTTTGGATAAAATTACAATACCGatcaatatttgcttttcaATCACTTCCCTGATTCTAAACTCTATTGTCTTGAATTAGCTTAGTTAGATTATCGTTCTGCGACTTTTATATGATGTACAACCTTCAATTACGGCCCATTCATCAACGAGAATTGGCTCTTTAAGAATTAGAAACGAGTTTCAAAGAGTTTTAAAGAGTTAGTTTGTTATCCTCCCTTTCTCACAAAACACGCCAAAATGAACTGGCTGTGAAAGTGCAAAGGCCTGACAGAATAGTCATCGAGATGCGACATGCCATTGATCATTCTCAAGCAATTGTTCCCTTTCACTTAACTACTAATATAGGGTGTCTGTAACTTTCTCATGAAAATAGATCTCTTCTTTGCTCCTCCACAGATACATCTGAGTTTTTGAGGATCTTTTCTCCGAATATCAACGATTGCAACCAACTCTTTCCAATAATCTTTAGTGCATCAATCTGACTCTATAGAGACCATACTcccccttctctttcttccttgaAGTATATACTCAAGGTAAATTTACAAAAATACCATTGAAAAAACTAAAGAATCATGAGAAAAACTGGacaacaatatcatctcACTGAAGTTTtattagaaaggagaaattcCATCTGACTCTGTATCCAGGCGGCAGAATATGTATAGATGGAACATAAGCACTAGCCCTAGCGTTTCATCTCTCAATCGCTCACCTTCTCATCCTCTCATCctatattcaaacaacaaatcGCACAAAGTAAAATCTCTATCAAGATATCTTGCTGCACTTGTACAAACAAGATCTAAACTCTAAGTTTGCCGATGTCACCTAGTCCTTAATCAACTTGTCACTTGGTCCTAGCACTGTAAATTTTGTTTCTCCAaaaatctcttcaatataacaaaagaaagagcgGTAGCAAAATTCTATTTGCTCTAAATATTATACTTCACGCATTACCAACTAATTACTACCTACTAAACAACATAAGTAAACCTCGCTTCAGACcccatttcttctccatcagTCTCTTCGATTTCCTCATATTCCATGTTCCCCGGAAAAGTCGCGCTCGCTAGAAGTCGCACAACTTTCTATTACTTCCATAAATATATACCAATGCAACAAATTTATACAGCTTCAACAATTTCGCAACCCACCACGACACATGGTATCAATATGTTTCGCTTGCCTGAAAGTGCGCCTTTgaagatcaaaatcaatctcaaatacaTATAACGACAAAAATTACCATCTTACTACTCATTTCTCATACACCCGTACATCCTACAATCTCCTGTTCTAATCTCCAGCTCATCAGCTACGCCCATACCCATAGATCTTCCACATATTTCCGACATTCCTCAGTGAGATGATTGTAAAAACGCTGATAATTTGCCAGATCGATCATCTCATAAAATACACATCCTCAACATATCGACTCATTACCCCACCACATGAAAATAAGGATTAAAACAacccaagaagaaaaggtaAAGGAAAAGACTCAAGACTCCAAACAATCTTGTGGTCCGATCTGCACTAGATGAACCTCACACAATAATATAGCAATAATACGAACCAAGAATCACAAACGCCAATATCTATGCTTCGCCATAAGTCATAACGCCACACCTTTTCCTTTGCAAGTGCCAAAGTTAGGAGGCAATACTTGTTTTCCACTCGCCTCGGTACTTTCGAGTGTGGGACTTAAGATCGAAGGTTCACGAATCAGGCAAGGTTTTATCTCGGTCTTTCAATCTCCGCCAACAATCTCACAAACCTGCTATGCAACTCGATAAAAAAATCAGGCAGTCCCACCAACTCAGCTAAACCTCTTCCTTTCAAACTCGCACCAGCCATTCTGCTATCCGGTCCTCTATTGCCACCTCTTAAGAAAGATGAAGTAGGTGTGGTTGTCGtaccaccacctccaaacGGGCCGCCGCTGATTCCATTGCCGTTTTTCTCATCGCCAGCTCTAGGAGATTGGAGTGCTGATTCAGAACGTGCGAGTTCTTCATCAGCGAGACGTGCGATCCAATCTGCGAGTTCGCGGAAGGCAGCGtcgaggaaagaaaaggtgCGCATGGCCATCCGCTCTTTTTGGGTGGAGAGGGCGATTAAAGCATAGACTCGACGACGACCACGAGCAGAGGGGTCAGGAATGCGGAATATGTATGCGGTTGTGTAGCCAGCCATTGGGTCGCCAAAGAAAATTGGACCAGCTGATGAGGTAGTTGTGGAAGATGTGAGGTGGGAGGAGAAACTGGAGAtaaaaggagaggagggtgTGGAATTAGGCGTGGGATTTGATGACGGTGGGAGGGTTTCACAAGAAAGAGTACGAAGACAAGATTGCCGAATAATGGAGAAAGAAGTGGGTTGTAGAGGTTCATGCGTTGACGTATAGTCAACAAAATGGTTATGCGAAAGGAATTCTCTGGTGGTATAGGTGGAAGATGTGTCGGATCTTTTGACCGAGAGTCTCCGCGCCTGGTGTTGCTCTCCCCGTTCTTCTTTCTGAATTGCGCATTCCGAATCGTCCGAATCTGAGGATGCAGACTTGGGAGGGGTACTCTGACCTGCAATGCGCTCATAAGGCTTCCTTGTTCGCAAGATCGGACCATTATCGAGTTTGCCAGTCCCCGAAGGTTTAGGACTTGTGGGTATCTCCTCCTTGGTCTTCTTGGGTAAAGTAAGAGCGCAATTTTCGCATGGACCTGGCTTCTCACTTGGATATGTTTTGCGAAAGCTCGAATCGCGTCGCAATTGGTTTGTCGTGTTTTGTGTGTTTTGCAAAGCAGGTGCTCTAGGACTTTGGGGGGGCGTTTCACCCGCAGAACCCGCTGTGTTCGGCGCATTCGAGGGACTTGAGTTTACATGAAGAGCTGGCCGGCTCGCCGCAACGTCTGGCTCGGAAACAATTGAGTTCGTTCTATGTGAAGTATGCGCGTTTATGTTTGAAGAAGGATCCGAGGATTTGAACGATTTACTCGTACTAGGCCTCCGAGGAATGggttcttctttttctggaCACGAAGTACAACCTACTGGAAGTGCTTCTGTTACCATGACTGGGGTTGGACCATGAGTGTCGCAATAATGCGCGAGACATAACTATGGTAGAGAACACAAGGTCAGTTACAAGGTTCCATGATTGCCTGATCGAAACCCCCCAAACACCCTCATTATTATTGCGAACCAGTCGCATGTCGTCCACGGAAACAACTGTATCGTGCGCCCGTCCGTCCAAAACGCAAACACGGGCGCAGCATTGAGAAAGAATAGAGGCGCGAAGGGGTGTGAAGATGATGCGGATGCGAATGCGACTGCGACCATAAAACAATtgtagaagatgaaaatttgagGGTGTGAGAGTGTGAGGGTGTGAGGGTGtgaatgaataatttatCTTACAATTAAAGCCATATTATTAGAACGAGATCAATAGATGTGTGAATCAATAGGTCCTTGTCGCTTTTTTTGGTTCTGGCCTCTCACgctttttctctctctcttcctgTTTGTTGCCAAATTCTCGGTATTTCGAAATGTCTTAGACTTTTTTCTGATCTGAATCCTCCTAATCCCAGTGTTGCCGTCTCTTTCTGTGGGACCTTGGTGACAAAGTggatttcgatttcttttttcggATCGTCTTACACTCTCACACTCTTTATTCTTCTGCGATTTGTTGGATTGTCGATGTCTGCTATGTATGCACTCCTCCCAGTACTCGAATGGTTTGACTTACACAAAGCAGACGGGTGGGAGGTGCACAATTGGAACCGAAATGGAGGAAGCAAAAGCGGGAAAGCGAGGTTCTTGGTCGTAGATGATGGGCATGGGATATTGGTGCTGGTGGTGATTGACTGATGATTGGTAATTGATTGTCCAGTGATTGGTGATGGAGTGATTCTCGATTCTGAAGTCCCGATGGCTGTTCAGTAACAACGGGCGGAGCGAAAAGAATGCGCAGGTATTCTCTTgtataaaagaaaatgatttgatgtgatttgatttgaaattgaagtggaattaaattaaattaaatttagaTTCTGGAACGAGCAAACCCACAGACACCCAAATGAGCTTTGCTATTATCAAGTTTTGGTGGGGGGGTTGGAGGCGCTAAAGGTATAAGTAGTTCACCCGTGGGAACTCGATCGTATAATCATAGtaatcataataataaagtgTAAACTAGAACCAAGTCGAGGACGCGCAAGATGAAGTGAATGCATCGAACAACGAGGGGTGAATGATGCAGGCGAGTAAGTGGCCGAGTGAGTGGCCACTCGGAAAGTATAGACAGAAAACTCCTCAAGGATTGCTGCGATCGGTGGCTTTATATACAGATGCGCTTCTcatccattctcatccaGCACAAAAGAGACATTCGTGCCAAAAGATAAAGGGTGGTCAGAAAGCTTTCTTGTCGAGGTGTTGACTTGCTTGCGTGTCCGCTTGCTTGATCATCATGACTTTCTTTTGGATGCAAGATACACAAGAAGAATAAGCAAGAGAACAATAGAAACCAAAGGAGGGGCAAgataaatcatcatcgtcgactcatcacatcaccatGACCTGCCTACCGcgcctacctacctactacTCATGACTAGTCACGTCCATCATTTTGGCACCTTCTCACCGCTTCGAAAAGCCGAGTATCACATATAGTCCCTCCACGTTCCCCAACCAATCCCTCTTCACGGAGTCCTAGAGAATATATCATCATTCAAGCCACAATATCATTTCTCGGTCGTTATGTCGGAACGGTCCGGctgacatatgaaattctcttttcctaCTGGCTATTGTCCGCTCGGATGGTGTTTGGGTCAGAATATCTGAGGACAGTAGCTGTTCTGCGTGCAGGTAAGATTACAATGTCACGAAGTCTATTCACCATAAGCATGCGGGGGTTGATCCTGGGatctccaatccaatcaagtGTAAGGCGGGATGGGCAAAGTATCCCATGTTGCTGCTTTGAGCGTCCTTGGCTACTTATTAACTCATGTCCAATGGGCAAAGGTGCAACATTGAGGGGGAACCCCCAAACTCCCATCGCTCGCCACGCTCAAAAactgaagatataaattacATTTCGTATCCCGCGCAGTGTGCCtctccacggcagtggctaCCGGAAGCCCAGCGGCGCGTCATTTATTCGGTTCTTATTAGTGCACAGGTATCCTCTTAATCTATATACCGTCGAGATTCGAGTGTAATATAAACTTACCGAGTACTCGTATACAAGAATAGGCACATCCAAGACAacatatcgatatcgatcaTTCCCTCACTCCCTCGATATACAGATTTGCGTCTACCTAACCAGCTACGTTGCACCATCGACAAAAAGACCACACATCAACATTATTCAAGAAGTTCAAGAACCTCAAGAAGAACTTTCTCGAAAAGTGAGACATCAGacgaaaaataaattctcCTTATTCCCTTCCAGTGcttccattcatttatttccCTTATCGCCATGCGTACTTCATGCCCGCAGTTTTTCTTAGTGCCTCGTGGTACCTTTTCGTTCCATTTATCCCCATGCGCCCATCCGTTTTGTCAGGCCCAGGAGAGTCATTTCGTACCACCTACCAGCTCAGCCACAAGCATATGATTAGAGCTCCGAAGTAACATTTCGCGGCCCTTTGTTATGATCGTCCTCCACGGTTCCTAATCCATGGAGTGGGAAGGTCATGTATTGTAACATCGCTCAATCCACGAATCGGCCGACACGGAAAAATAAGTACATGTGCGTTCATCGCCTCGCTGCCGTGCTAGCTATGGTTACCGCTACTCGGATCCACTTTGTACTTCAGAGGTTGCAGCTTCCGTTCAACCCTGAAAGTATCGGGTATCGGGTACTGGAACTAGAGCTGGAACTTGAACTTGAACCTTTATATTGTCCGCCATGATCCATGTACATAACCAACCGACCGAACTGACATGCATATGTACATAACATCATGTAAGGGGCTCTGCTGCACATAAACTTTGATGTTTCAAACCGTCATATATGTCCAAGTGCAATGCGGTATTACGGTATCACATGtgaatcaatatcatcatcatcgagATGGAAGTAGAGAGGAATAATAGTATTGTCTGAAAATGATGGAAGCTATCGAGTCCATGCTCGATCCAAACTAAAATCAAGATCGTGGGTACCTCCCTAAAGTTTTTTTATGTTATTTTTCTGTGAACCCCCCTCATCCCAAGATGTCGTGCTTCCCACTTCAAGAGTGTGAGAAGTGACCATCATTACCATTGTAATGCACTCTCAACAGCGCCATCCCCTTCTACCTTCTCATCAATGCCAGCCACGAGTCGTTGTTGATTGAATCACCTTTATCAACATTAACCCAAAAAATCATCCGCCCGTCGGCCCACCCATCACTAACCATTCATCAAATGCTCATTACCAGAGCCCATAAGATGAAGAAAACAGATTTACCCATCGCCCATTCCAGAAATGCCTTTACAGCAGAACCAGTCTAGACTAGAAAAGTTTCTCCTGCGAGTACCTTCATTGAACGCCCTACCATTACGCCACGCCGTCATACCAGAGCGAATCCGCTGAAACTTTTGCTTCCCGCTACTACTCATGCGACCCGGAGTAGTTATCTGtcgagaaaatgaaagagaggaaattgaaaaaacGAGAGTCGTATGATACAAACACGAAAATTCAGCGACAGCTGAAGAAATTCATGAGCCGAATCAAACGTCAAGTCGAGTAGCGGGATGCATCCAGAAACAGCTCAACGCCGAGAGCAAAAAAATCCCGCAGCCATGTCCGTCGTAAAATCGAGTCTATCGCAAAGGGAATAGAAGGTTATATGTACAAAACTccaaacatcatcatcacgtGTAACACGGTTGGTACACAAGCCTATTGAGCTGGTGGAGGACCCTGGCCTCGGCCTCCTCTTGAGTTGTCGTAACCGTTCTGTCGTGGTCCTTGACCACCTCctctaccaccaccaaatccacctCGGCCCCTGGAATAGTTTTGACGCTGACCTTGGTTCTGTCTTGGTCCTTGTCCTTGTACTTGCCCTTGTCCTTGACTCTGGTTTTGACCTGGGCCACTCTGACGtccattattataattattatattgaccACCAGTTCTCTGATTTCCAGAGTGCTGCGTGGGTTGTTGCTGATCACGTCCTGGTCCTGATGCCTGACGGGTGTTGGTTTGGAAATTGGATACGGGACGTGGAATGTTTTCGGGAGTTTCGTAGACATAGAGATTTTTCGGGATAATTTGGGGAATTGGGGCAATCTCTGTCCCAAGTTCACGCTCGATATTATACAAGTTGAAGCGATCTTCCCAGCTGATGAGGTTGATTGCGAGACCAAGATGTCCAAATCGACCAGATCTACCAATACGATGAAGATAAGTTTCGGCGTTCTTAGGGAAATCGAAGTTGATAACAACATTCACAGcttgaatatcaataccaCGAGTGAGTAAATCAGAGCAAACAAGATTGCGGCAGACGCCATTGCGAAAGTCGTGGAAAACACGGTTTCTGTTGGCCTGGATCATCCGAGCATGACTGTAGAAACATGAATAGCCTAATTCGGTAATCTTCTTGGCAAGAAGTTCGACTCGATTTGTAGAGTTGCAAAATATAATCGACTGGTTGATTTGTAGTTTTGAGAACAAAGTATTGAGACAATgtactttctctttctcttcgacAAATGCATAAAACTGAGTAATACCGCGCAGAGTGAGCTCATCCATGAGATTGATTTCGTAGGGGTCGGCCATGTTCTTATCCGAAAAGTCCTTGACCGTCATTGGGAATGTTGCGCTGAAGAGCATGATCTGTCGGTCCTtgggatggaattgaagtAGTTGTTCGATGACGATAGTAAATTCAGGTGAGAGGAGTTTATCAGCTTCATCCATGACAAACATGTTACATTCACTGAGGTCCGCCACATTTTTTCCTGCTAAATCGAGGATTCTACCAGGTGTACCGACGATGATATGAACAGGCTCTTGGAGACGCAGGATATCATCTCGCAAGGTAGTACCACCAGTAGTGACCATAACGTTGATGCCGAGATGTTGTCCAAGAGTTTTGCAGACTtgtgaagtttgaagagCTAGTTCTCGAGTGGGTACCAGGATGAGACATTGTACTTTGGTGTTTTTAGGGTTGATACGTTCGAGTGCAGGGATAACGAAGGCGGCAGTTTTACCGGTACCATTCTTCGCTCTAGCCAGTATGTCTCGACCTGTAAGGGCCACGGGGattgcttcttcttgaattggGGATGGCTTCTCGTACCCCATTTCGAAGATGCCCATTAACAGCTCTCGCTTGATGGAGAAATCTTCGAATTCGAGACCTTTGGTGGCGGTAACATCCTACATGGATATGTTAGCAACTGCAATGAACCATAGACTAGACAACACTGTGTTTGAGTACCTCTGTCTGTTGCCTCGTGTCTTTCGCTGGAATGTTTAGACCAGCTTTCCAGTTGTCCGGGGAAGCATTATCACTATTCTCATATCAGTGACAATTAAAGATATCCAAGGAGTGACGAGCATACTTGATCTGAGTAGCCGCTAGCTTGGTTGCCAGCTCATCAGCCAttgtatatgtatttttTGTTGGAAGAGGGTATCTTTGAAATAAGTGTATGAGATGTGGTATTGAGGCGCGAAAACAAGATCGCGTTCTATCGGAATTCGTCTTAGATCGTGTGCAATTAATTTAGCATGAAATGGTATAACACTAGAGAAGGCCGATGGAGAGGAAGGCCGCAGTGGTGTTGATCTTGAAGGGTGAGAATATACGAGTTATTATCGAGTTGAGGGGTGGTTGTTGATCTCGAGGGAattgttgattgtttgtGATGTATTTGTAGTGGGGTTATTGAGCGTATGTATTTATGTTTTTCTTGTCTGCAGGATTGTGCGCATGAATGGAATTCAGGATTGTAATTGAAGATCGTGTCTATGTAGAGATCCGAAGGTCTGTGGTGGTACTTGTTATGGTATGGTAGTTGTTGAATTGTGAGTTGCGGTGGTTGTGTGTGTTTATTTCGAATTCTTCAAGGGTTGACTTGGGTTGGGTTGAgttgaggtgaggtgaggtgaggtgaggtgaggtggtGTTTGGATTGAAAGGAAGATCAGAGAAACTTTAAAGGTTTAGTGTGGCTCCTCAAAGCTTTCGGCAGGCGGGCAGGCGGGAGGGCTAGAATGGAAAGGCTACCTAGCAATTTTAGCATGGCCCACGTGATGTAATGTTCTACGATTGATTGGGACTATCGTAACGATGGAGGGATGTGGGCAAGTACGGTCTAGATGTTATACATTCGCATTCACAttcgcattcacattcaccCAGTAAT
Proteins encoded in this window:
- the Bcdhh1 gene encoding Bcdhh1 — protein: MADELATKLAATQINDNASPDNWKAGLNIPAKDTRQQTEDVTATKGLEFEDFSIKRELLMGIFEMGYEKPSPIQEEAIPVALTGRDILARAKNGTGKTAAFVIPALERINPKNTKVQCLILVPTRELALQTSQVCKTLGQHLGINVMVTTGGTTLRDDILRLQEPVHIIVGTPGRILDLAGKNVADLSECNMFVMDEADKLLSPEFTIVIEQLLQFHPKDRQIMLFSATFPMTVKDFSDKNMADPYEINLMDELTLRGITQFYAFVEEKEKVHCLNTLFSKLQINQSIIFCNSTNRVELLAKKITELGYSCFYSHARMIQANRNRVFHDFRNGVCRNLVCSDLLTRGIDIQAVNVVINFDFPKNAETYLHRIGRSGRFGHLGLAINLISWEDRFNLYNIERELGTEIAPIPQIIPKNLYVYETPENIPRPVSNFQTNTRQASGPGRDQQQPTQHSGNQRTGGQYNNYNNGRQSGPGQNQSQGQGQVQGQGPRQNQGQRQNYSRGRGGFGGGRGGGQGPRQNGYDNSRGGRGQGPPPAQ